One Labilithrix sp. genomic window, CCGTTCTCGGTCGCGAGGAAGTCGTAGCCCGCCTTCATCAGCCAATCGACGCGCTTGTGGATGCTCGCGAGCTCGGTCGCGAGCTCACCTTGCTCCTCGACGAGCTTGAACGAGTGCTGCTGCTGGAGCGCCATCGGCGTGTCGGCGCCGGCGTCGATGCCCCACTCGTGCGCGCGGGTGACGATCGCGGTGAGGCGCGCGAGCCGCTCGTCGCTGAGCGCGAAGGACTGCCACGACTTCGCCTCGAGCAGCACCCACTCGACCTGGTTCTGGCGGTTCGCGATCATCCACTCGAGGAAGCGGTCCCACTCCGGGAGCTGCGCCTCCCAGCCCGCGCGGTCCTCCGGCGTCGTGCCCCAGCCGTTGAGGAAGTTCGTGAGCTCGAGCGGGTGCATCGTGTGGAGGTGGATCCCGCGCACGTGCCAGCGCGGGCTCTCCGTCTTCGTGATGGAGCGCGCGGGGACCTCGAAGCGCGCCGGCTTCGTCGGCGCGAGCGGATGGAGGAAGCCGAAGCCGATCGCCTCGAGCGCGGCGTACGCGCCGTAGAGCGTGCCGCGGTTCGGACGCGCGTAGTGGCTCTTCTCGGCGGCGTCCTTGCCGCGCGCGGCGAGGATGCGCGCGCCGCTCGCCGTCGTCGTCGAGCGAACGACGAAGCCCTCCGGCGAGAGCGCCGCCGCCTCGCCGTCCTCGATGACGAGCCGCGCCGCCGCGACGTCGCCGATCGCGAGGACGTGGTCGCCCGCCGCGAACCGATCGAGCTCCGGCGTCACGCGCAGCACGCGCGCGCCGTCGGCGGTCTCGCGCACGAGCGCCTCGATCCGATCGCCCACGCTCCGCGGGAGCGCCGGATCGATCTGGACGACGATGAGCGACGGCGCTTCCCCGAGCTCCGACTCGGAGGTCCCGCTCGCCTCGTCGCCGGCCCCGCAGGCCGCGATGCACGCGAGGACGATCAAGAGGAGGGCGTATGCAGATGTACGCATAGTGCGCACATCGAGCAAGGAGCCTGCCGATTTCAGATTGACGTAATTTCAACTATTTACATCGAAGAAGATGGTTCAAGAACACAGGTAGACTGGAAAAGAATACCTCCAGTCGCGATATCACCCGACATGTATGCAAACGTATGCTATCCCCTTGTATGACTTTCCTTCGCTCCGCTGCGCTCTGTCTCGGGATCGGTGCCCTCGCTGCCTGCAGCGGCGCGGGCGAAGACGTCGCCTCCGACGAGTCGATGGCGACGGCGAGCGCGTTCCCGAAGGACTTCAAGTTCGGCGCCGCGATCGCGGGCTTCCAGGTCGACATGGGCTGCCCCAACGTCCCAGCCGCGGAGTGCGAGGACCGCAGCAGCGACTGGTACCAGTGGATCACGACGCCGCGCATCGTCCACAACCCCATCCTCTTCATGTCGAAGGATCCGCCGTCGTCGGGTCCGGGCTTCTTCGAGACCTACGAAGAGGACCTCGATCGCGCGGCGAACGAGCTCGGCTCGAACAGCGTGCGCCTCTCGATCGAGTGGAGCCGCATCTTCCCGCAGGCGACGTGGGGCATCACCGATCACGCCGAGCTCCGCGCGATCGCGAGCCCGGCCGGCCTCGCGTTCTACCACTCGCTCTTCCGCGCGATGAAGGCGCGCGGCCTCGAGCCGTTCGTCACCGTGAACCACTACTCGCTCCCGCTGTGGGTCCACGACGGGAACATGTGCAACCAGTCGCTCGACGACTGCATCCGCGCGAAGAAGGCGGGCTGGGCCGATCCCGATCGCTCCCGCATCACGAACGAGATCGCGAAGTACGCCGGCTTCGTCGCGCACGAGTTCGGGAGCGAGGTCGATCGCTGGGCGACGCTGAACGAGCCGTTCTCCGCCGTCGTCCTCCCCGGCTACCTCATCGCGACGCCGATGCGCTCGAACCCGCCGGGGCTCTCCGCCTTCTGGGCCCGCCTCGACGGCGCGAAGACCGCGGCCGCGGCGATGATCGAAGCGCACGCGAAGATGTACGACGCGATCAAGGCGAACGATCCGGGCTCCGAGGTCGGCATCGTCTACGCGTTCTCGGACATCGTCCCGAACACGGCGTCGGCGGAGGACAAGCGCGCGGCCGAGCACGCGCAGTACGTGTTCCACGACATGTTCATGGACGGCGTCGTGAACGGCCGCCTCGACGAGGAGTGGAACGCGGGCCCGGGCAAGGCGCCGGTCCGCGCCGACATCGCCGGCCGCGTCGACTTCATCGGCGTGAACTACTACTTCCGCTTCCGCGCGAAGCCGGGTTGGTTCGGCTGGCTCACCGGCGGCATCTCGCCGTACATGGACTTCGATCCGCTCGCCGGCTTCGACGGCGATCCGAAGGGCCTCGAGGCCACCCTCCGCCGCGTGTACGAGCGCTACAAGCTCCCGCTCTACGTGAGCGAGACCGGCGCCGACATGGCGAACCCGCAGGCCGGCGCGGCGTGGATGGTGCAGACGATGGGTCAGGTGAAGAGCGCGATCGCGTCCGGCATCGACGTGCGCGGCTTCTACGCCTGGACGCTGATGGACAACTACGAGTGGAACCACGGCATGCAGATGCGGATGGGCCTCTACGCGGTGGACCCGCGGACGAAGGCGCGCACGCAGCGCCCCGCCGCCGCCGCGCTCGGCGAGATGAGCCGCGCGCGCGACGTGCCGGCCGCGCTCGAGCAGAAGTACGCGTCGTTCTTCCCGTGATCGACTAACGTTCGCGGCCGCATGCGAGCCGCGCGCGCCGGGATCCTGCTCAGCCTCGTCGTGCTCGCGACCGGGGCGACCGGCACGACGGAGGCGAAGGACGGCGAGCCCGCGCGGAGCGAGAGCGCGACGACGCCGATGCTCGAGCACGCGGATCCGATCGCGAGCTACACGCTCCACGCGAAGCTCGATCCCTCCGCGCACACGCTCCATGGCAGCGGCACGATCGCGTGGAAGAACGCGAGCAAGCAGCCGGTGAAGGAGCTGTGGCTCCACCTCTACTTGAACGCGTTCAAGAACCAGTCGTCGGTCTTCATGCGCGCGCCGATCGGCGGCTTCCGCGGGAGCACGGTCCCGTCCGACTGGGGCGCGATCGACGTGAAGAAGCTCACGCTCGTGGACGGCGCGGCGCGCGCCGATCTCCTCGGCCAGCTCGAGACGAAGCGAGGCGGCGACGACGACGAGACCGACGCGCGTCTCCCCCTCCCCGACGCGGTGGAGCCGGGCGCGTCGATCACGCTCGAGATCGAGTGGGACGACAAGCTGCCCACGATCGTCGAGCGCACGGGCTACTTCGGCTCGTTCCACATGCTCGGGCAGTGGTTCCCGAAGATCGCGAAGCTCGAGGCGGACGGGACGTTCGCGCATTTTCCGTTCCACCACCTCGGCGAGTTCTACGCCGACTTCGGGACCTACGACGTCACGCTCGACGTGCCGGCCGGCTTCGTCATCGGCGCGACCGGCCCCGCGATCGAGGAGAAGGACGAGGGCGGCCGCCACGTCGAGCGCCACGTGCAGGGCGACGTCCACGACTTCGCGTGGACGGCGTGGGACGAGTGGCAAGTACGGAAGGAGCGGATCGCGGACGTCGACGTGACGGTCCTCACGCCGCCGCACTACGACGACCACGCCGCGCGCGAGCTCGAGACGGTCCGCTTCGCGCTCCCGCACTACGGCGCGCGCTACGGGAAGTACCCGTACCCCGTCCTCACGGTGGTGCATCCGCCGGCGGGCGCGCCCGAAGCGGGCGGGATGGAGTACCCGACGCTCATCACGACGGGGTGGCCGTCGTGGTTGCCGCGCGGCATCCATCAGGTCGAGGCGGTCACGATCCACGAGCTCGGGCACCAGTGGTTCTACGGCCTCGTCGCGACGAACGAGGACGCGTGGCCGTTCCTCGACGAGGGCGTCAACTCGTACGCCGAGAACGACGGCATGCGCGCGTTCAAGGGCGCGGGCTCCGGCATCGATTTCCTCGGTATCCAGGCGGGTGACGTCGAGGCGCAGTCGGAGCGCGCGCGCCACTTCGGCCACGACGAGCGCGTCGCGCAAGGCGCCGGCGCGTTCATGACCGGCGCGTCGTACGGGGCGCTGATCTACAGCCGCACCGCCGCGATCCTCGAGACGATCGCGCGCGCGTACGGGCGGGAGAAGATGGAGGCGGCGCTCGGGACCTACGCGCGCGCCCACCGCTTCCGCCACCCCACGCCCGACGATCTCCTCCGCGCGATCGGCGAGCACGTCTCGCCGCGAGCGGAGGAGAACCTCCGCGTCGCGCTCTTCGAGAAGGGCTGGGTCGACTACGCGATCACGCAGATCAGCTCGCACCCGTCGCGCAGCGCGGCCGGCATGTTCGATCGCGACGGCAAGCGCGAGACGCTCACGCTCGAGAAGGCGAAGCGCAAGAACCTCTACGACGGTTGGGTCCTCGTCGTCCGCCGCGGCACGCTGAAGTTTCCGGTCGACGTCACGCTCATCGCGGACGACGGCACGACCACGGTGGTCCCGTGGGACGGCCAGTCGGAGGCGATCCGCGTCCCCTACTCCGGCGCGCGCCCCCTCCGCGCGGCCGTCGTCGATCGCTGGGAGAACATCCTCCTCGACGGAAACCGCGAGAACGACTTCGCGACCGCGCCAAGCCAGCCCCGCGCCGGCGCCCCGAAGACGCTGGCGCGCGCGACGTGGTGGGCCGCCACCTTGCTCGGAGGCCTCGGCCCATGAGCAAGAGCACGCCACCGGACGATGGGGCGGCAGCATCGCGCGATGGCGGGGCGGCGGCGGCCGTGCGTGGTGTGGGGGTGCGGGCGCGGCGGCGGCCGGGCACGATCGTGGGGGTGTGGCTCTTCGAGCTCGGGTGCGCGTACGTGCTCGCGACGCCTGTGTATGCGTGGGCGCGCGCGGTGTGGGGGGGGCATCCGGACGGCGATGCGGTGCTCTTTCGGCCGGGCGCGCTCGCGCTCATGGAGTGGCTGAACGCGGATGGGCCGACGCTCGCGATCGTGCTGAGGACCACGCTCGTGCTGTTCGTCGTGTTCGGGCTCGCGTCGCAGGTGGTGTTCGGCGCTGTCGTCGCGTCGCTCGTCTCCGCGAAGCCGAGGCCGGGGGCCGCGCTCCGGGTCGGGCTCTCGGCGTTCTTCCCGCTCCTCGCCGTCGCGCTCCTCGCCGCGTTGCTCGAGGGCTTCTTCCTCGGCGTCGGCTACTACCTCTCGTCGTCGCTCGACCACGCGATGCAGCGCACCTACGGCGATCAACGCGCGTTCGTCGCGCGGCTCGTCGTGTTCGGCTCCTTCTTCGTGCTCGTGCTCGCCGCCGGCGTCCTCGGCGATCTCGCGAAGGTCGCCCTCGCGCGCGACGTCGCGCTCGGCGAGACGAAGCGACCGATCACGAACGCGATCCTCTCCGCGCTGCGCGTCGCGCGCACGCGCCCCGCCGCCGCCGGCCTCGGCTGGGCCTGGCGCGCCGGCGTCGCGCTCTGGCTCGTCGGCACCGGCGCGACGCTCAACGACTGGGAGGCATCACGCAGCGGCAACGTGATCTGGCTCCTCTTCGCCGCGCACCAAACGCTGCTCCTCGGCCGCGCGGCGCTCCGCACGTCATGGCTCGCCCACGCGACGCGCCTGACCGCCGACGCACCTCGGAGCTGAAGATCGGACGCCGCGGTAGCCCTCTCGGGGGTCCGGGGCGGCGGAACGCGCCCCGCGCGCGGAGAGACCCCGGCGGGGAGAGCTCGAGAGGGGCAGACCCTGCCGGCCCCGCTCGAACAAGAAAGCCTCAGGGCTGGAGCGCGCGTTCGGCCCAGAGGTCGCCGCGTTCGGCGAGGGCGCCCTCGACCGTGAAGCGGAAGGTGTTCGCGCCGGGGAGGAGCTCGTTCGCGAGCGCGGGCGTCTCCTCGTTCATGCCGTACGAGCCGTCGCCGTTCCTGACGAACAGCGCCTCGACGCCGACGGTGGAGTTGGTCGCGCGGAGGACCGTGCCCGCGAGGTCGAGGTACGACGCCCACGCGGCGTTGACCTTGCCCTGCAGCTCGGCGCGGCCCGCGCTCGCGCCGTAGACGTTCGCGAAGGGACGGATCTCCCGATCGACGAGCTCCGCGAAGGCGGTCATCTTCGACGCGACCTCGGGGCCGACCTTGGTGAGGTTGTCGCGGTAGCGATCGCCGCTCTTGATCGCGTTCGCGGTGGCGAGGAACTGATCGAGCGCGCGGAGGTCGTTGCCGGCCTGGAACAACTTGGCCTTCGTCGCCTCGAAGGTCGGCGCGCCCGCGCCGGTCTCGAGCGTGATCGGGATCTGCCCGCCGCCGCACGCCGCCGTCGCGTTGACGCGCGCGCTCCGGAGGAACGACCGGCGGTAGGCCGCGTTCATCACCGGCGAGGCGCCGTCGGTCGGGTCGACGAGATCGGCCACGACGTTCTCGCCTTCGGCGCTGAAGCGCGTCGACGCCGGCCGCATCGTCGTGTCGACCGCGCCGGTCGAGGTGTTGATCGTGATCGGCGCCGCCGGGAACTGCTCGCCGAGCATGTTCCCGATCTTCATCAGCGACTCCTCCGTCACACGCGGAGCGAGGACGTACTCGACGTGCGAGTCCCAGAACCGCGTCCCCTCGAGCGCGCTCGCCGTCCGCTGCGACGGCGTCATCCGCACGTCGACGACGTGAAGGCGCTTCGAGGCGATGAGCCGCTCGCCCTCGGGCGTGCGAAACAGCACCATGTCCTCGTCCTCGAACATCACGCGGCACGCGCCGGTCGCCGCCTGATCCGCGCTCCCCACCGACTCCGAGCCGCCCGCGCAGCCCGCAGCCAAGACACACGTCAAGACACCAGCGACGAAGCGCATACCGCCATGGACGCACACTGTGTGCCCTCCACCCCCTGGTAAAAACCCCAGTGATTTGAGGCCCACCAGCCGCGGATCCTGGATCCCTGGTGAACGAAAGATCCACCAGCAGCGACCTCGGACCGAAGCTCCGGGGGCCCCAGACGCGGCCGCCACAGCGGGCGCGTAGCGCCCCGAGCGCGAAGCGCGAGGGCCGTGTCGGCGTGTCGGGGGTGGGGGTGTCGGGGGCGAAGCCCCCGACGTTGGGTGATGGACTCGGGGCCCCAGACGCGGCCGCCACAGCGGGCGCGTAGCGCCCCGAGCGCGCAGCGCGAGGGCCGTGTCTGGGGTGGGGGTGTCGGGGGCGAAGCCCCCGACGTTGGGTGATGGACTCGGGGATGGAGGGCCGGCTCGAGTGTGGGCGTGATGGGGAGCGGAAAGGCTGATCCTCGCGACGCCGCATACCGAAGGCGTAGCGGTGGACTGGAGAGTCGTGCGCGCCTAAGTGAAGAGACTCGGAGCTCAGGAGAGCGGCTTTAGGCTCTTGTACGTCTGCTCGTACTGGCGGGCGGCGCGTTCCCAGCCGCGGTCGAGGCGCATCACGCGGCGGCGGAGGGCGGACCAGCGCGGGGACGTGTACGCGGCGAGCGCGCGCTGCACCGCGCCGTAGAGCGCGTCGGCGGTGTCGGCCTCGTAGAGGAAGCCGGTGCCCGTCTCGAGCTTCGCGTCGCAGTCGATGACGGTGTCGACGAGCCCGCCCGTCGCGCGCGCGACCGGGAGCGCGCCGTAGCGCTGCGCGTAGAGCTGCACGAGCCCGCAGGGCTCGAAGCGCGATGGCACGAGCACGACGTCGGCGCCGGCGAAGATGCGATGCACCTGCGCCTCGGGCACCTCACGGAGGTACACCGCGTTGCCGTGCGACCTCTGCGCGGCGGCGTCGAGCTTCGCCATCAGGCCCTCGTCGCCCGCGCCGGCGATGACGACCTTGCAGTCGCTCCCGCGGAGGACGCGCGGCACGACCTCGGCGAGGAGATCGCTCCCCTTCTGGTGCACGACGCGGCCGACCGACGCGACGATCGGGACGTCCGGCTCCTGCGCGAAGCCGAGCTCCTTCTTCAGCGCGCCCTTGCAGCGCGCCTTGTTCGAGGCGTCCTCCGCGTCGAAGCGCGCGGCGATGTTCGAGTCGGTCGCGGGGTTCCAGACGCCGTAGTCGACGCCGTTGACGATGCCGACGATCCGGCCCTTCGCGCGCAGCACGCCGTCGAGGCGATGCCCCAGCTCCGCGGTCTGGATCTCGCGCGCGTACGTCGTCGACACGGTGGTGACGACGTCGGCGGAGAGGATCCCCTGCTTGAGCAGGTTGATGCCGCCGTAGAACTCGATGCCGCCGACGGTGAAGTCGCTCGCGCCGAGGCCGACCTGCGCGAGCGCCTCCTTCGGGAAGACGCCCTGGTGCGCGACGTTGTGGATCGTGAGGACCACCGGCGTCGGGACGTCGAGGTCTTTCATGTACTTTGCAACGAGCGCGGTGGCCCAGTCGTTCGCGTGGACGGCGTCGAACGGGGCGCCGTCGGCCGCGCGCTGCTTCGCGAGCTCCGCGGCGGCGCGGGAGAGGACCGCGAAGCGCGCGGCGTTGTCGGGGTAGTCCTCGCCGCGCTCGCCGTAGACGCCGGCGCGATCGAAGAGGCCGGGGACCTCGAGGAGCGTGAGCTCGACCTGCGACGAGAGACGCGTGTCGTAGACGGTGACGGGGTACGTCTTGTCGCCGAGCGTGAGCGACAGCGGGGTGAGGCGGCGCGCGAGGAGGAGCCCCGCGTCCTCGAAGGCGGCGTAGCGCGGCATGACCACCGTGACGCGATGGCCGAGCGCCTTCAGCGTCTTCGGAAGCGCCGAGCTCACGTCGGCGAGGCCGCCGACCTTCACGTAGGGAGCCAGCTCGGTCGTAACGAAGAGGATTTCCATGCGATTCGGTCGGCACGCTACCACGGATCACGCTAAGAAAAAGCCGTGACGAGGCTGCGGATCAGCGACACGGACATCGACCGCCTCGCGCGCCCCGAGGGCGTCGCGGAGGGCGCCGTCGTCAGCGTGTTTCGCGTGCCCCCGGAGCAGGCCGGGCAGCGGCTCGACGTGTTCCTCCAGGGCGAGCTGAAACGCACGAGCCGCACCCGCACCCAGTTCATCGTCCGGAACAGCGCCTTCGATCCGAAGGGCAAGCGGCTCCGCCCGAACCACCGCGTCCAGGCCGACGAGCACTTCCTCTTGTGGCGCCCGCCGTGGGACGAAGATCCGGTCCCGACCGACGTGCCGATCGTCTTCGAGGACGAGCACCTCTTCGCGGTGAACAAGCCGGCCCTTTTGCCCGTGCATCCGACCGCGCGGTACCACAAGAACACGCTCATCAAGATCCTGAAGGACGCGCGGCCGGGGCAGTTCGTGTCGCTCGGGCATCGCCTCGATCGCGAGACGAGCGGCGTGCTCGTATGCGGCAAGAGCGCGGCGGCGGACCGCGCGTTGAAGATGAAGATCGAGGCGCGCGCCGGCGTGCAGAAGTCGTATCGCGCGATCACGTGGGGCGTTCCGGAGCCCGAGCGCGCGGCGGAGCTCGGCGCCAACGTGACGCCCGCGGACGACGCGCCGGGGGCCTTCCGCTTCGAGCGCTCGCTCGAGCTCGACACCGCCGGCCGCTACCGCGTGAAGATGCGCCTCGGCGTCACGAGCGACGCGCTCCACGCGGCGACGCGCTTCCACGTCGAGGCGACGAAGACGGCGAAGAACGGCCGCGCGTACGCGCTCGTCCGCTGCGAGCTCGAGACGGGGCGGCAGCACCAGATCCGCGTCCACCTCGCGAGCCTCGGCGCGCCGATCGTGGGCGACAAGCTCTACGGCCCGGACGAGGACTGCTTCGCGCGCGGCGCCGACGGCGAGCTGACGGAGGAGGACCTCGTCATGCTCGAGCTCCCGCGCCACGCGCTCCACGCCGCGCGGATGGCGATGGAGCACCCCGTCCTCGGCGGGCCGCTCGTGATGGAAGCGCCGCTCCCGCCCGACCTCTCGGCTTTTTGGGAGGGCTTGTGATCGCTTTCGCGGGCGGGCGACACCAGAGCGGGCGATGCGCAAATCTCAGCCAATGATCAGCCGCCGCCAGGCCGCCGAGGGCGTTCTCGCCTCGCTCGGCGGGTTCCTCCTCTTTCGCTCCGTGAGCGCGTGCTCCGGCGGCGGAGGTGTCATCGACGACGAGGGCACGTCATCATCGTCGTCATCGTCCTCGACCTCGAGCAGCAGCTCGACCTCGAGCGGGTCGACGACCGGCTCCGACACCGAGTGGGCGACGGGCGGCACGAAGAACATGACCGCGAAGGCGTCCTACCCGGATCCGTTCTCGGTCCCCGCGCTCACGTGCGTGCTCCTGACGCGGGTGACGGAGGGCCCCTGCACCGAGGCGGCGGATCAAGTGCGCGAGGACATCAGCGAGGGCTACACCGGCCTCCCGATGCGGCTCGCCTTCCGCGTCGTCGACACCGCGTGCAACCCGATCGCGAACGCGAAGGTGAAGGTGTGGCACACGCAGATCAACGGCAGCTACTCGGGCGACACGCCGAACAACGGCATGTGCTTGAAGGACCAAGCCGACAGCGCGAAGCACTACTTCCGCGGCGTGCAGACGACGGACGACGACGGCGTCGTGTCCTTCGACTCGTGTTTCCCCGGCTGGTACCGAGGGCGCACCCCGCACATCCACTACTCGGTCACGGTGAACGGGCAGACCTTCACCTCGCAGGTCGTCTTCGAGCAGACGCTCGTGCAGGAGATCTTCGAATCTCATGCAGAATACAAGCAATACGGTCAACCCGACACGCAGAACGCGAGCGACAACGTCGTCGGCAACGCCGCGCTCTCGACCTTCATCCTCACGACCGAGCGCATGAGCGACGGCGCGATGCTCGCTTACAAGCAGCTCGTCGTGTTCGCGGCGTAGCCCGGCGTCGGGTCCGCGCTGCACCACGTGCCGGCGTCGTCGCCCGTGGCTTGCGCCGATCGGCCGCTCGCGGCGGCGAACCCGAGCGCGCCGTACTCGACGCGCGCGATCTCGGTCGCGCCGTCCGCGATCGCGATCGCGCCGGTCGCGCCGTTCGCGAGGAGGATGCCCTGACCGTCCTTCGCCTCCGCGCCGTACACGTAGACGATCGCGTCCGCCGGCACGCCGTCCGCGATCGCGGCGTCGCGATCGCGCGCGAGGACCGCGTACGCGCCCGGCGCCACGACGGGCTCGCCCGCGATCGTGTGGGTGCGGTCCGCGCCGTCGTGGAGCGTGAGGCCGGCGAGGGAGCGCGGCGTGTCGGCGGCGTTGTAGACCTCGAACCACTCGCTCGCGGGCTCGGGGCCGAGCGGGTCGTACATCACCTCGGTGAGGAACAGCTCACCGGCCGCGGCGCGCAGCGGCGGCGCGGAGGCGGGGGCGGCGTCGGGCTCGTCGCGCTCATCGCGCTCGTCGTGCGGCTCTTCGCGCGGAGGCGGCGACGGCGGGGCGGCGGCGTCGACGGGGGACGGCGCCGCGGGCGACGGCGACCACGAGGCGTCGATGGTGGGGATCGACGGATCGATCGCGGCGACCACCTCGGGCGGCGGCTCGGTCGCGCAGCTCCACACGAGCACGATGCTCGGCGCGAAGGCGGCGGCCGCGAATCCCCGGAGGCGCATGGCACGCCTCTCATGCCAAACGTCCGCGCCGCGCGCAAGCGGCGCGGGTGGGGATCAGAGGCCGCGCGGGACCTTGTCGAGATCGAGCTGCTCGAGCGCCACGCGGATGAGCGCGCTGCGGTTCGCCTTCGTGATGCCGCGGATCTTGAGCTGCTCCACGATCTGGTCGAGGCGCTCGAGGTCCTTCGTGTACATCGAGATGCAGATCACCTTGTAGTGCGTCGGCTTCTCGGCCTTGAGCTGCCGCTCCGACGCCGGCGCGGCGGGGGCCGGGTTGTAGAACGCGCCCGAGAGCACCCCCTCCACCTCGTCGCCGTCGAGCACTCGTGCCGTTCCAAGCCCTGCTTCGTCTCGCGCTGCCATCGTCGTTTCCTTTCGGTGAAATCCCTGGTGCCGCCGCCGGGCTCAGCCCGTCATCGCCTCGTCGACCTCGAGGTCGGCGTCGCCCCCCGCTTCGGCGGCGTGGCCCGTGATGAGCCGCTCGACGACGCGCTGATAGTCCGTGGCCGCGTCCGATTTGGGCGCGTGCTCGAAGATGGTCTTGCCCTGCGCCGGCGCTTCCTTGATGCGCGTCGTGGAGCGGATCGGCTGGAAGCACCGCTCGCCGAAGTGCTCCTTCATCGTCCCCCACGCGTCGCGGCAGATGCGCGCGCGCCCGTCGTAGAAGGTCGGGAGCACGCCGTGGATCTGGACCGGGTGGTGGAGGAGCGAGTTGACGTTCTTCACCGTCTTGATGACCTGCCGCACGCCGACGAGCGAGAGGAAGTCGCACGCGACGGGGACGATGATGCCCTCCGCGAACACGAGCGCGTTCTGGTTGAGGAGCGAGAGCGACGGCGAGCAGTCGAGGATGATGACGTCGTACGCCTGGCTCGCGGCGGCGAGGCGGTCCTTGAGGATGCGGTCGCGGTTCTGGCGGCCGGCGAGGTAGAGCTCCGCGGCGGCGAGGGTCTCGTTCGAGGGGAGGACGTCGAAGTTCTCGCGGACCTTCACCGCGACGTCCTGCACGCGGAGGCCCATCACGAGCGAGTGGTAGAGCGTCTTGTCGGACTTCACGCCGAGCGAGACGCCGACGTTGCCCTGCGAGTCGGTGTCGACGAGCAGCACCTTGTAGCCGCGGAGCGCGAGGCCCGCCGCGATGCTCACGCTCGTCGTCGTCTTCCCGGTGCCGCCCTTGTGGTTGAAGATCGCCATCTTCCGCGGGCCGGCCATCGTCGGCCGCATCGCCGTCACGCGCGCGGTCGACTCGGGCGGCGCGGCGGCGGCCGCCGCGACGTTCGTGACCGAGGGGGGATCGCAGCCGAGCATGACGCTGGAGTCGGGCGCGGCCGCGATCGCGACGGGGGTGGACGGTACGGTGGGCGGAGGCGCGGAGAGCGGCTGCATCACCGCGGGCTGCGGCGTCGGCTTCGCGAGCGGCATCGTGGCGCCGAGGCGCACGCCGCCGGCCTCGGCGAGGAGCTGCGAGCGGCAGCCTTCGGAGCACGCGTAGCGCGCCTCGCCCTTGATGCGGACGACCTGCGAGACGAGGTCGACCACGAAGCGTTTGTTGCAGCAGTCGCAGACGACGCCGCTCGTCGTCTCGCCGCGCAGGCTCTTGCCGTGGCACGCCTGCGAGCAGAAGAAGGAGAACGCGTTGTCGCGCTCCTCCATCTGGTAGCGAAACTGAACCTCGAACCCCCGCCCGCACACCGTGCAGGTCTCGTTCATCCCGGCCATGGTTCACCGGTCGCACGGCCGGGAGCGATGGGCCAAAAAAGAGGCGGCGTGCCTTCGATCCACTGAGGCTCGCAGGCCGACGATCGAGGCCTCTTGCCCGCAGCGCTCTCGCCGAAAAGCTCAATGAATCCGGATTGGCCCGATTTTGGCTCCAATGTAGGACATGAAGCTTTCCTCCACCCTTGGCCTTTCCGTTTTCACCCTCTTCGTCGGTTCGCTCGCCGCGTGCGCGTCCCCCACGGACGACACGACCGCGCAGGAGAGCGACCTCACCGCGCCGCGCGCCTGCGGCGGGTTCCTGGGCCTGCAATGCGGCGGCGACGAGTTCTGCGATTACGACGTCCGGCACATGTGCGGCGCGGCCGATCACCTCGGCTCGTGCAAGAAGCGCCCGGAGATCTGCGCGGAGATCTACGCGCCGGTCTGCGGCTGCGACGGCGAGACGTACGAGAACCGTTGCGCGGCGGAGCGCGCAGGCGCCGGCGTCTTCG contains:
- a CDS encoding RluA family pseudouridine synthase, whose translation is MTRLRISDTDIDRLARPEGVAEGAVVSVFRVPPEQAGQRLDVFLQGELKRTSRTRTQFIVRNSAFDPKGKRLRPNHRVQADEHFLLWRPPWDEDPVPTDVPIVFEDEHLFAVNKPALLPVHPTARYHKNTLIKILKDARPGQFVSLGHRLDRETSGVLVCGKSAAADRALKMKIEARAGVQKSYRAITWGVPEPERAAELGANVTPADDAPGAFRFERSLELDTAGRYRVKMRLGVTSDALHAATRFHVEATKTAKNGRAYALVRCELETGRQHQIRVHLASLGAPIVGDKLYGPDEDCFARGADGELTEEDLVMLELPRHALHAARMAMEHPVLGGPLVMEAPLPPDLSAFWEGL
- a CDS encoding glycoside hydrolase family 1 protein, which gives rise to MTFLRSAALCLGIGALAACSGAGEDVASDESMATASAFPKDFKFGAAIAGFQVDMGCPNVPAAECEDRSSDWYQWITTPRIVHNPILFMSKDPPSSGPGFFETYEEDLDRAANELGSNSVRLSIEWSRIFPQATWGITDHAELRAIASPAGLAFYHSLFRAMKARGLEPFVTVNHYSLPLWVHDGNMCNQSLDDCIRAKKAGWADPDRSRITNEIAKYAGFVAHEFGSEVDRWATLNEPFSAVVLPGYLIATPMRSNPPGLSAFWARLDGAKTAAAAMIEAHAKMYDAIKANDPGSEVGIVYAFSDIVPNTASAEDKRAAEHAQYVFHDMFMDGVVNGRLDEEWNAGPGKAPVRADIAGRVDFIGVNYYFRFRAKPGWFGWLTGGISPYMDFDPLAGFDGDPKGLEATLRRVYERYKLPLYVSETGADMANPQAGAAWMVQTMGQVKSAIASGIDVRGFYAWTLMDNYEWNHGMQMRMGLYAVDPRTKARTQRPAAAALGEMSRARDVPAALEQKYASFFP
- the glgA gene encoding glycogen synthase GlgA, which codes for MEILFVTTELAPYVKVGGLADVSSALPKTLKALGHRVTVVMPRYAAFEDAGLLLARRLTPLSLTLGDKTYPVTVYDTRLSSQVELTLLEVPGLFDRAGVYGERGEDYPDNAARFAVLSRAAAELAKQRAADGAPFDAVHANDWATALVAKYMKDLDVPTPVVLTIHNVAHQGVFPKEALAQVGLGASDFTVGGIEFYGGINLLKQGILSADVVTTVSTTYAREIQTAELGHRLDGVLRAKGRIVGIVNGVDYGVWNPATDSNIAARFDAEDASNKARCKGALKKELGFAQEPDVPIVASVGRVVHQKGSDLLAEVVPRVLRGSDCKVVIAGAGDEGLMAKLDAAAQRSHGNAVYLREVPEAQVHRIFAGADVVLVPSRFEPCGLVQLYAQRYGALPVARATGGLVDTVIDCDAKLETGTGFLYEADTADALYGAVQRALAAYTSPRWSALRRRVMRLDRGWERAARQYEQTYKSLKPLS
- a CDS encoding M1 family metallopeptidase, with protein sequence MRAARAGILLSLVVLATGATGTTEAKDGEPARSESATTPMLEHADPIASYTLHAKLDPSAHTLHGSGTIAWKNASKQPVKELWLHLYLNAFKNQSSVFMRAPIGGFRGSTVPSDWGAIDVKKLTLVDGAARADLLGQLETKRGGDDDETDARLPLPDAVEPGASITLEIEWDDKLPTIVERTGYFGSFHMLGQWFPKIAKLEADGTFAHFPFHHLGEFYADFGTYDVTLDVPAGFVIGATGPAIEEKDEGGRHVERHVQGDVHDFAWTAWDEWQVRKERIADVDVTVLTPPHYDDHAARELETVRFALPHYGARYGKYPYPVLTVVHPPAGAPEAGGMEYPTLITTGWPSWLPRGIHQVEAVTIHELGHQWFYGLVATNEDAWPFLDEGVNSYAENDGMRAFKGAGSGIDFLGIQAGDVEAQSERARHFGHDERVAQGAGAFMTGASYGALIYSRTAAILETIARAYGREKMEAALGTYARAHRFRHPTPDDLLRAIGEHVSPRAEENLRVALFEKGWVDYAITQISSHPSRSAAGMFDRDGKRETLTLEKAKRKNLYDGWVLVVRRGTLKFPVDVTLIADDGTTTVVPWDGQSEAIRVPYSGARPLRAAVVDRWENILLDGNRENDFATAPSQPRAGAPKTLARATWWAATLLGGLGP